One window from the genome of Rhodocyclaceae bacterium encodes:
- a CDS encoding VOC family protein, protein MKIKRIEHVGIVVGNLEQSRALWEDCFGIKLTGTEKMPDRPVELAFYPVGDSMVELIAGTTPDSKQAKMVAEGKGGLNHICFEVEDIDEALEELKAKGIPLLDAVPRIGHGGARIAFIDPSATGNCLVELAQLSADAH, encoded by the coding sequence ATGAAGATCAAGCGCATCGAACACGTCGGCATCGTCGTCGGCAACCTCGAGCAGAGCCGCGCGCTCTGGGAAGACTGCTTCGGCATCAAGCTCACCGGCACCGAGAAGATGCCGGATCGTCCGGTCGAGCTCGCGTTCTACCCGGTCGGCGATTCGATGGTCGAACTGATCGCTGGCACCACGCCCGACAGCAAGCAGGCGAAGATGGTCGCCGAAGGCAAGGGTGGCCTGAACCACATCTGCTTCGAGGTCGAGGACATCGACGAGGCGCTCGAAGAACTCAAGGCGAAAGGCATCCCGCTGCTCGACGCGGTACCGCGCATCGGCCACGGCGGCGCGCGCATTGCCTTCATCGACCCGTCGGCCACCGGCAACTGCCTGGTCGAACTCGCGCAGCTGTCTGCCGACGCGCACTGA
- a CDS encoding tripartite tricarboxylate transporter substrate binding protein, whose amino-acid sequence MDSKGRTTFALAAVCITTAMHAAAQPFPTQPIRVLIGLPAGTSPDVVARTLGAAMGPLLGQPVIVENRPGAGGTLATSATATAAPDGHVLNASGCSGDSITHAFVSQGRPPLALFKDLTPVGRMMRDHWLVLVTGNSPVTSLKALAAFARSQPNPVAYPSQGEGSSPHLQGARLARALGFEALHVPYKDGAMNDLIGGRLAYAVQGSAAAVPLIASGRLRALAVLSSERLPALPEVPTAEQAGLKGHVFNGGICLWAPGRTPGSTQARLNAALADASRDPAVRARFDTLGVEPMTSDLEETVRFVTAFAAASDQWRTEVFGPGR is encoded by the coding sequence ATGGACTCGAAAGGCAGGACCACCTTCGCGCTCGCCGCCGTGTGCATCACCACCGCCATGCATGCCGCGGCGCAGCCCTTCCCCACGCAACCGATCCGGGTGCTCATCGGCCTTCCGGCCGGGACTTCACCCGACGTGGTCGCGCGCACGCTCGGTGCCGCGATGGGACCACTGCTGGGCCAGCCGGTCATCGTCGAGAACCGCCCGGGTGCCGGTGGCACGCTGGCGACCAGCGCCACGGCCACGGCAGCGCCCGACGGCCACGTGCTCAACGCCAGCGGCTGCTCGGGCGACTCGATCACGCATGCGTTCGTCAGCCAGGGTCGGCCGCCGCTGGCGCTGTTCAAGGACCTCACGCCCGTCGGCAGGATGATGCGTGACCACTGGCTGGTACTGGTAACGGGAAATTCGCCGGTCACCAGCCTCAAGGCACTCGCGGCGTTCGCCCGCAGCCAGCCGAACCCGGTTGCCTATCCATCTCAGGGCGAAGGCAGTTCGCCCCACCTTCAAGGCGCGCGGCTCGCACGGGCCCTCGGCTTCGAGGCGCTGCACGTGCCCTACAAGGACGGCGCGATGAACGACCTGATCGGAGGCCGCCTTGCCTATGCGGTACAGGGGTCCGCCGCTGCGGTACCGCTAATCGCGTCCGGAAGGCTGCGCGCGCTCGCCGTGCTGTCGTCGGAGCGCCTGCCGGCCTTGCCTGAAGTCCCGACCGCCGAGCAGGCCGGGCTGAAGGGCCATGTATTCAATGGCGGCATCTGCCTCTGGGCACCCGGCAGGACGCCAGGCTCGACGCAGGCTCGGCTCAACGCGGCGCTGGCAGACGCCTCGCGCGATCCGGCCGTACGCGCCCGGTTCGACACCCTCGGCGTCGAACCCATGACGTCCGACCTTGAAGAGACCGTGCGCTTCGTCACTGCATTTGCTGCAGCAAGCGACCAGTGGCGGACGGAGGTGTTCGGACCGGGCCGCTGA
- a CDS encoding LysR family transcriptional regulator codes for MDRLRKLEILTRVADAGSFARAARLLLITPSAVSHAITTLERELGVVLFYRTTRQLQVSTEGAEVLRHAREALATLSRIESVSTSQRDRAAGTLKLGAPPGFARHVLMPMLPEFNRRYPDIRIEMRNSGSVVDMHLSGADLHFRIGPVADSSLVVRPLARLRFGVYASPGYLARHGIPASPEQLRAHRTLVHKSPRSSTIAPWDQWTYERDGVEGAVQVGHHLVTDDREALLEAAIAGAGLFRMGMFSPALLSSGRLVRVLEQWQWPGAPALSMLYRRMPRVPRRIAVFMAFAEEAVRAFDPMGLTLEARVAD; via the coding sequence GTGGACAGACTCAGGAAGCTCGAGATACTCACCAGGGTCGCGGATGCCGGCAGCTTTGCCCGGGCCGCGCGGCTGCTGCTGATCACGCCCTCTGCGGTCAGTCATGCGATCACGACCCTCGAGCGCGAACTGGGCGTCGTGCTGTTTTATCGGACGACTCGGCAACTGCAGGTCAGCACCGAAGGCGCGGAGGTGCTGCGCCATGCGCGCGAAGCGCTCGCGACGCTGAGCCGGATCGAGTCGGTATCCACGTCGCAACGCGACCGGGCCGCGGGCACGCTCAAGCTGGGGGCGCCGCCCGGCTTCGCGCGGCATGTGCTGATGCCGATGCTGCCGGAGTTCAACAGACGGTATCCCGATATCCGGATCGAGATGCGAAACAGCGGCTCCGTGGTCGACATGCACCTGAGTGGGGCCGACCTGCACTTTCGTATCGGCCCGGTTGCAGACAGCTCGCTGGTCGTCCGCCCGCTCGCGCGGCTCAGGTTCGGCGTCTACGCATCGCCAGGATACCTCGCGCGCCATGGTATCCCGGCCTCGCCCGAGCAACTGCGCGCGCATCGTACGCTGGTGCACAAGTCACCACGCTCCAGCACGATCGCGCCGTGGGACCAGTGGACCTACGAGCGCGACGGAGTCGAGGGAGCCGTGCAGGTGGGCCATCATCTGGTCACCGACGACAGGGAGGCCCTGCTCGAGGCTGCGATCGCCGGCGCTGGCCTGTTCCGGATGGGTATGTTCTCGCCGGCATTGCTGAGCAGCGGGAGGCTCGTGCGCGTGCTGGAGCAATGGCAATGGCCGGGTGCACCCGCGCTGTCGATGCTCTATCGCCGCATGCCCCGCGTGCCGCGGCGCATCGCCGTCTTCATGGCGTTCGCCGAAGAAGCGGTGCGGGCGTTCGATCCGATGGGCCTGACCCTCGAAGCGAGGG